In Quercus lobata isolate SW786 chromosome 12, ValleyOak3.0 Primary Assembly, whole genome shotgun sequence, a genomic segment contains:
- the LOC115970515 gene encoding uncharacterized protein LOC115970515 — MTKDRSLFKVFEFKKGGNVTFDDGIKSQIKGKGTISLPGLLDITNVLYVEGLRVNLLSISQICDQDFMVLFSKGKYLVLNESRKKLISGVRTLDNCYGLELDVDIVYKHLSIVSKHESVLGIPKLSRDRENVEKFDSRSNEGIFLRYSSTSKAYRVYNKRTKKVMETVNIVIDEASDFGSEKSSEDIPMEILPSEPKVVQEKVNQEPVSPSTPSVVEVSVDIPTSPESESHEEKGPSSRIKLNHTLEVIVKPIKVEDALEDESWVKAMHDELL; from the exons atgactAAAGACCGTTCTCTCTTCAAGGTTTTCGAGTTTAAGAAAGGTGGAAATGTCACTTTCGATGATGGGATCAAATCACAAATAAAGGGGAAGGGAACCATCTCTCTACCTGGACTGCTAGACATTACAAATGTGTTGTATGTAGAGGGTCTGAGAGTGAACTTGTTGagcataagtcagatatgtgatcaagacttcatggtcCTATTCTCAAAAGGAAAATACCTTGTGTTGAATGAGTCTAGGAAGAAACTCATAAGCGGAGTCCGCACCCTGGATAATTGCTATGGATTGGAActtgatgttgatattgtgtacaAACATCTGTcaattgtatctaagcatgaatcaGTGTTGGGAATACCAAAGCTCAGTAGG gatagagagaatgtggaAAAGTTTGACTCCCGAAGCAATGAAGGAATATTTTTGAGATACTCCTCCACAAGCAAAGCTTATCGGGTGtacaacaaaagaaccaagAAGGTGATGGAAACTGTCAATATTGTTATTGATGAAGCTTCAGACTTTGGTTCTGAGAAAAGCAGTGAGGACATACCTATGGAAATTCTTCCTTCAGAGCCTAAGGTTGTTCAAGAAAAAGTTAATCAAGAGCCTGTTTCTCCAAGTACTCCAAGTGTTGTAGAAGTCTCAGTAGATATTCCTACATCACCTGAGTCTGAATCTcatgaagagaaaggaccttccTCAAGGATCAAGCTGAATCACACTCTtgaagttatt GTTAAACCCATCAAGGTTGAGGATGCTCTTGAGGATGAAAGCTGGGTTAAGGCCATGCATGATGAACTGCTCTAG